A section of the Paracoccaceae bacterium genome encodes:
- the ubiE gene encoding bifunctional demethylmenaquinone methyltransferase/2-methoxy-6-polyprenyl-1,4-benzoquinol methylase UbiE: protein MSDDKTTHFGAKTVAEGDKAGLVHGVFTNVASKYDVMNDVMSLGIHRLWKDAMMDWLAPRAGQRLLDVAGGTGDIAFRFLKRAGMAEAVVLDMTESMLIEGRKRAEAEALADRLDWIVGDAMALPFEDASFDRYTISFGIRNVTRIGDALAEAFRVLRPGGRLVVLEFSQLPVPGLQKAYDAYSYNVIPRMGQLVAGDRDSYQYLVESIRKFPDQEAFTAMIRDAGFDNVSYRNLSMGIAALHSGWKI from the coding sequence ATGAGCGACGACAAGACGACTCATTTCGGCGCAAAGACCGTGGCCGAAGGCGACAAGGCCGGGCTGGTCCACGGGGTCTTTACCAATGTTGCGTCGAAATATGACGTGATGAACGACGTGATGAGCCTGGGCATCCATCGGCTGTGGAAAGACGCGATGATGGACTGGCTGGCGCCGCGCGCGGGTCAGCGGCTGCTGGATGTTGCGGGCGGCACCGGCGACATCGCCTTCCGGTTCCTCAAACGCGCCGGCATGGCCGAGGCGGTCGTGCTGGACATGACCGAGAGCATGCTGATCGAAGGGCGCAAACGGGCCGAGGCCGAAGCCCTGGCCGACCGTCTGGACTGGATCGTCGGCGATGCCATGGCCCTGCCGTTCGAGGATGCCAGCTTCGACCGCTATACAATCAGCTTCGGCATCCGCAACGTCACCCGGATCGGCGATGCGCTGGCCGAGGCATTCCGCGTCCTGCGCCCCGGTGGGCGGCTGGTCGTTCTGGAATTCTCTCAACTGCCAGTGCCGGGCCTGCAAAAGGCCTATGACGCCTATTCCTACAACGTCATCCCCCGGATGGGGCAGCTGGTGGCGGGGGATCGCGACAGCTATCAGTATCTGGTCGAAAGCATCCGCAAATTCCCGGATCAGGAGGCGTTCACCGCAATGATCCGCGACGCGGGGTTTGACAACGTCAGCTATCGCAACCTGTCCATGGGCATCGCAGCGCTGCATTCGGGCTGGAAAATCTGA